One Nitrospina watsonii DNA segment encodes these proteins:
- a CDS encoding osmoprotectant NAGGN system M42 family peptidase gives MKRLDLDQNYLMRTLFRLLEIPSPTGLTDTIVHVMCDELNKLGIPFDLTRRGAIRANMSGKVQSPDRAIVAHLDTLGAMVKNLRPNGRLEAVPIGTWSPRFAEGARVTVYMDGDRSCRGTILPLKASGHTYDTEIDSQPTAWSNLEVRVDMESNSRKELEEAGFNVGDFIAVDPDPEFTDNGYIVSRYLDDKAGVAAILTAAKAIVEAKAPLELDCHLLFTISEEVGVGASHVLHGDVAELVSVDNGTLAPGQNTSEFGVTVSMQDSSGPFDRHLTTKLLDLCRTHKIEHARDVFNHYRSDAAAAMEAGNDIRTALLCFGLDASHGYERSHIQSLMSLADLLSLYIQSPPTFTRDRDLLGPLADFPHQPELEKHIEDPPKQ, from the coding sequence ATGAAGCGGCTAGACCTGGACCAGAACTACCTGATGCGCACCTTATTCCGCCTGCTGGAAATCCCCAGCCCCACCGGCCTGACGGACACCATTGTGCACGTCATGTGCGACGAACTGAATAAACTGGGGATTCCATTCGACCTGACCCGGCGCGGCGCCATCCGCGCCAACATGAGCGGCAAGGTGCAGAGCCCGGACCGCGCCATCGTCGCCCACCTTGACACGCTGGGGGCGATGGTCAAAAACCTGCGCCCCAACGGGCGTCTCGAAGCGGTGCCCATCGGCACCTGGTCGCCGCGTTTCGCGGAAGGCGCGCGCGTGACCGTGTACATGGACGGCGACCGTTCCTGCCGTGGCACCATCCTGCCCTTGAAAGCGTCCGGACATACGTACGACACGGAAATCGACTCGCAGCCGACGGCCTGGTCCAACCTGGAGGTCCGTGTGGACATGGAAAGCAACTCGCGCAAGGAGTTGGAAGAAGCCGGATTCAATGTCGGCGATTTCATCGCCGTCGATCCCGACCCGGAGTTCACCGACAACGGTTACATCGTTTCACGGTACCTGGACGACAAGGCAGGCGTCGCCGCCATCCTGACCGCGGCGAAAGCCATCGTCGAGGCCAAGGCGCCTTTGGAACTGGACTGCCACCTGCTGTTCACCATCTCGGAGGAAGTCGGCGTCGGTGCCTCGCACGTGCTGCACGGCGACGTGGCGGAACTGGTCTCGGTGGACAACGGCACCCTCGCGCCCGGACAGAACACCAGCGAGTTCGGCGTGACCGTTTCGATGCAGGATTCCAGCGGTCCCTTCGACCGCCATTTGACCACGAAGCTGCTCGACCTCTGCCGCACCCACAAAATCGAACACGCGCGCGACGTGTTCAATCATTACAGGAGCGACGCGGCGGCGGCGATGGAAGCGGGCAACGACATCCGCACCGCCCTGCTCTGCTTCGGCCTCGACGCCTCGCACGGCTACGAACGCTCGCACATCCAGTCCCTGATGTCGTTGGCCGACCTGTTGTCGCTGTACATCCAGAGTCCACCCACGTTCACGCGCGACCGCGACCTGCTGGGTCCGCTGGCGGATTTTCCACATCAGCCGGAATTGGAAAAACACATCGAAGATCCCCCCAAACAATGA
- a CDS encoding Tll0287-like domain-containing protein: MAADYVHAVIEAGRTAYSHYIVDRLDRDRSLKATENWQEENTLLLPAQFLKLSSSVTNSKGIGMRYRLGSVWPLNPDNLPKSETEKSGLLEVIRNPQKPFTWIVQREGMWYYQAIYPDKAVSQTCVECHNHHPDSPKTDFKLGDVMGGIVIDMPLGSRFQKKPDESILIPPEVVSDYVHAVLESDRTVYSRFVVQHLENGAVLTSRSDWQAARTLMLPAQFLLKVLEITTRQNLGLDFSLISLWPINPRNGPTSEFERKALEWVGIHPIRPYISWTQVGKNFYFRSVYPDHAISSACVECHNQHPDSPRRDFKLNDVMGAVVVTFPLH; encoded by the coding sequence TTGGCAGCGGATTACGTGCACGCGGTCATCGAGGCCGGGCGCACCGCCTATTCCCATTACATTGTGGATCGACTGGATCGGGACCGGTCTTTGAAGGCGACTGAAAACTGGCAGGAAGAAAACACGCTGCTGCTCCCGGCCCAGTTTTTGAAATTGTCTTCGAGCGTGACCAACTCCAAAGGCATCGGCATGCGTTACCGGTTGGGCAGTGTGTGGCCGTTGAATCCCGACAACCTGCCAAAATCCGAAACGGAAAAGTCCGGCTTGCTGGAAGTGATCCGCAACCCGCAAAAACCCTTCACCTGGATCGTGCAAAGGGAGGGGATGTGGTATTACCAGGCGATCTATCCCGACAAGGCGGTTTCGCAAACCTGTGTCGAATGTCACAACCATCACCCGGACAGTCCCAAAACCGATTTCAAGCTGGGCGATGTGATGGGCGGTATCGTGATCGACATGCCTCTGGGGAGCCGGTTTCAGAAAAAGCCGGATGAGAGCATCCTGATTCCGCCGGAAGTGGTTTCGGATTATGTGCATGCGGTTTTGGAATCCGATCGCACCGTGTATTCCCGGTTTGTGGTGCAGCATCTGGAAAATGGTGCCGTGTTGACAAGCCGGAGTGACTGGCAGGCCGCGCGCACGTTGATGTTGCCCGCACAGTTTTTGCTAAAGGTTCTGGAAATCACCACACGACAGAATCTGGGATTGGATTTCAGCCTCATCAGCCTGTGGCCGATCAACCCGCGCAACGGCCCGACCAGCGAATTCGAACGCAAGGCGTTGGAGTGGGTCGGCATCCACCCGATTCGTCCTTACATCAGTTGGACGCAGGTTGGCAAAAACTTCTATTTTCGATCGGTGTATCCCGATCACGCCATCTCCAGTGCCTGCGTGGAATGTCACAACCAGCATCCCGACAGCCCGAGGCGGGACTTCAAGCTGAACGATGTGATGGGAGCGGTGGTGGTGACATTTCCCTTGCACTAA
- a CDS encoding LysR family transcriptional regulator: MQNLPNFRHLYYFWTISQEGSIKKASEKLNISPSGMSTQLKEVEEFFGKKLFERRVRKLELNEVGKVVADYCTTIFRQCDEMIESVQQARPRKRQHIRVGALPSLSSMHVHEFTLPLWKERDILLSVTEGSLGELMYQLNNGGLEIVLSDRNTEPKEKNLVSYRLKPQKMIAVGAPRFAWIKKRFPFSLHDVPMMYLTAHSQLRADVDRYLARHETRPQSVGEADDITFLRLGAERGVCVAILPQNSVQESIQKKRLIRLGELKNVSSEMWALVRRDASRLPVIKNLIYRFQNRD, encoded by the coding sequence ATGCAAAATCTGCCCAACTTCCGGCATCTGTACTATTTCTGGACGATCTCCCAGGAAGGATCTATCAAAAAAGCCAGTGAGAAACTGAATATCAGTCCCTCCGGGATGAGCACGCAGTTGAAGGAGGTCGAAGAGTTTTTCGGAAAGAAGTTGTTTGAGCGCCGCGTGCGCAAGTTGGAGTTGAACGAGGTGGGGAAAGTGGTGGCCGATTACTGCACCACCATTTTCCGCCAGTGTGATGAGATGATCGAATCGGTGCAGCAGGCGCGGCCGCGCAAACGGCAGCACATCCGCGTCGGCGCCCTGCCGTCCTTGTCTTCCATGCACGTGCATGAGTTCACCCTGCCGTTGTGGAAAGAACGCGATATTTTATTGAGCGTGACCGAGGGGTCGCTGGGTGAGTTGATGTATCAGTTGAACAACGGCGGGTTGGAGATCGTTTTGAGCGATCGCAATACGGAGCCGAAGGAAAAAAATCTCGTCAGCTACCGGTTGAAGCCGCAAAAGATGATCGCCGTCGGCGCGCCCAGGTTTGCCTGGATCAAAAAACGGTTCCCGTTTTCATTGCACGATGTGCCGATGATGTACCTGACGGCGCACAGCCAGTTGCGGGCGGACGTGGACCGGTATCTGGCGCGGCACGAAACGCGTCCGCAAAGCGTCGGGGAGGCGGACGACATCACCTTCCTTCGGCTGGGCGCGGAGCGAGGCGTGTGTGTGGCCATTCTGCCGCAGAACAGCGTGCAGGAATCCATTCAGAAAAAACGCCTGATCCGGCTGGGTGAACTGAAGAACGTGAGTTCGGAAATGTGGGCGCTGGTGCGGCGCGATGCGAGCCGCCTGCCGGTTATCAAGAACCTCATTTACCGATTTCAGAACCGGGATTGA
- a CDS encoding tetratricopeptide repeat protein, protein MRRFSKWIGFFLMAALVFANPLWVNAEEDPHKFKAGESPYWFKPGEGPLPLPSNKFLKLSEDIRLHNNRGIDEFLTQNFRDALDHFEMAAQLDPNNGILAYNEAITLDRLNRHREATQRFQQAKDLARGNQLILNSPVLQSHLSHP, encoded by the coding sequence ATGAGACGTTTTTCCAAATGGATTGGATTTTTTTTGATGGCAGCGCTTGTGTTTGCAAACCCCCTGTGGGTGAATGCGGAAGAAGACCCGCATAAGTTCAAGGCCGGTGAGTCGCCCTACTGGTTCAAGCCCGGCGAGGGACCTCTGCCGCTGCCTTCCAATAAGTTCCTCAAACTTTCCGAGGACATTCGCCTGCACAATAACCGCGGCATCGATGAATTTCTAACGCAGAACTTCCGGGACGCATTGGATCATTTTGAGATGGCCGCTCAGTTGGATCCGAACAACGGCATCCTGGCTTACAACGAAGCCATCACGCTGGACCGGCTGAACCGGCATCGTGAAGCGACGCAGCGCTTCCAGCAGGCGAAGGACCTCGCCCGAGGGAATCAGTTGATCCTGAATTCCCCGGTGCTTCAGTCTCATCTCAGCCATCCCTGA
- a CDS encoding protein kinase domain-containing protein: protein MARNTTSTNGDVFLPKQVQKIDSFDLKPGRKLAAKYEVISKLGAGWEGEVYKVNEISTGIERAAKLFFPQRNVRNRSARVYARKLHKLRRCAILIQYHTKEIISCRRIPVTVLISDYVEGILLSEFLKRMPGKRLPPYQATHLLYSLAKGIEEIHLLNEYHGDLHSDNIIVNKFGLSFEIKLLDLFNSTDAKLANMRDDICSLIQIYHESMGGAKHYRKLPQTVKNICCGLKRSLILKKFRTVSQLREHLELLEWECDW from the coding sequence ATGGCACGGAACACGACATCCACCAACGGGGACGTTTTTTTGCCGAAACAGGTTCAAAAAATTGATTCGTTCGATCTCAAGCCCGGACGCAAGCTGGCGGCCAAGTACGAAGTGATCTCCAAACTGGGGGCTGGCTGGGAAGGCGAGGTGTACAAGGTGAATGAGATCAGCACCGGCATCGAACGCGCGGCGAAACTGTTTTTCCCGCAACGCAATGTCCGCAACCGGTCGGCGCGCGTGTACGCCCGCAAGCTGCACAAGCTGCGCCGCTGCGCCATCCTCATCCAATACCACACCAAGGAAATCATAAGCTGCCGCCGCATTCCCGTCACCGTGCTGATCTCGGATTACGTCGAGGGCATCCTGCTCTCGGAATTTTTAAAAAGGATGCCCGGCAAGCGCCTGCCGCCGTACCAGGCCACGCACCTGTTGTACTCGCTGGCCAAGGGCATCGAGGAAATCCATCTGCTCAACGAGTATCACGGTGATCTGCACAGCGACAACATCATCGTCAACAAGTTCGGCCTGAGTTTTGAAATCAAACTGCTGGACTTGTTCAATTCCACCGACGCCAAGCTTGCCAACATGCGCGACGATATATGCAGCCTGATCCAGATTTATCACGAGAGCATGGGCGGGGCGAAGCATTACCGCAAACTGCCGCAGACGGTGAAAAACATCTGCTGCGGGCTGAAGCGCTCGTTGATCCTGAAAAAATTCCGCACGGTCTCCCAATTGCGCGAGCACCTGGAACTGCTGGAATGGGAGTGCGATTGGTGA
- the ngg gene encoding N-acetylglutaminylglutamine synthetase → MMKTSEKSPRRFIPIREFRDVHKPAPESETQRNVTLDCGWGRLVFANTFSDSREMVQSICQERRGKRDIALYIHDPQVALSLAPQELFLDPSHTLRLWLSKYEESAISYRGYTVRPIQNRRDIQQANRIYKAHNMVQIPVGFAMKHKDAAHLVFRVVEDNRSGKILAMVQGVDHKQAFNDPEEGSSLWSLAVDPHAEHPGIGEALVRNVAEHFKQNGRRFMDLSVIHDNDQAMALYEKLGFEVARLFFIKKKNPINEKLFIGSLPESNLNPYARIIINEARRRGIGVSILDEKAGYFSLTFGGRTIICRESLSELTSAIAMTLCANKAVTRRFLQRQGLPTPEQMEAGGAKPNRAFLKQHTDIVVKPADGEQGTGITIKPKNSKELDAAVEKAQQVSDRVLLEEFVEGIDLRIIVINFEVVAAAVRHPAQIIGDGRSTAKQLTIKQSRRRSTATGGEARIPLDAETEQCIHDAGYTFDSVPESGVVIPVRKTANLHTGGTIVDVTADLNPKLGEAAVQAAKAIHIPIVGFDFIVPTVNGDKFKIIEANERPGLANHEPQPTAERFIDLLFPQTHIDTHGHGQITQPPIS, encoded by the coding sequence ATGATGAAGACTTCTGAAAAATCACCGCGGCGTTTCATTCCCATTCGGGAATTTCGGGACGTCCACAAGCCGGCTCCGGAATCGGAAACCCAGCGCAACGTGACGCTGGATTGCGGATGGGGACGTCTGGTTTTCGCCAACACCTTCTCCGACAGCCGGGAGATGGTGCAATCCATCTGCCAGGAACGCCGGGGCAAGCGCGACATCGCGCTGTACATCCACGACCCGCAGGTGGCCTTATCGCTGGCTCCGCAGGAGCTGTTCCTCGACCCGTCGCATACCCTGAGATTGTGGCTCAGCAAATATGAAGAGTCCGCCATCTCTTACCGGGGCTACACCGTTCGCCCCATTCAAAACCGTCGCGATATCCAGCAAGCCAACCGTATTTACAAAGCCCACAACATGGTGCAGATTCCGGTCGGCTTTGCCATGAAGCATAAGGACGCGGCGCATTTGGTGTTCCGGGTGGTCGAGGACAACCGTTCCGGAAAAATTCTGGCCATGGTGCAGGGCGTGGACCACAAGCAGGCGTTCAACGACCCGGAAGAAGGGTCCAGCCTGTGGTCGCTGGCGGTGGACCCGCACGCCGAGCACCCCGGCATCGGCGAGGCGCTGGTGCGCAATGTAGCCGAACACTTCAAACAAAACGGACGGCGGTTCATGGACCTGTCGGTGATCCACGACAACGATCAGGCCATGGCCCTGTATGAAAAACTGGGCTTCGAAGTGGCGCGCCTGTTTTTCATCAAAAAGAAAAACCCGATCAATGAAAAGCTGTTCATCGGCTCGCTGCCCGAAAGCAACCTCAACCCGTATGCGCGCATCATCATCAACGAAGCCCGGCGCCGGGGCATCGGCGTGTCCATCCTCGACGAAAAAGCCGGGTACTTTTCCCTGACCTTCGGCGGGCGCACCATCATCTGCCGCGAATCGCTGAGCGAGTTGACCAGCGCCATCGCCATGACCCTGTGCGCCAACAAGGCCGTCACGCGCCGGTTTCTGCAGCGGCAGGGTTTGCCCACGCCGGAGCAGATGGAAGCGGGCGGCGCCAAACCCAACCGTGCGTTTTTGAAACAGCACACCGACATCGTGGTGAAACCCGCCGATGGCGAGCAGGGGACGGGCATCACCATCAAACCCAAAAACAGCAAGGAACTCGATGCCGCCGTCGAAAAAGCGCAGCAGGTTTCAGACCGCGTGTTGCTGGAAGAATTCGTGGAAGGCATCGACCTGCGCATCATCGTCATCAATTTCGAAGTCGTGGCGGCCGCCGTCCGCCACCCGGCGCAGATCATCGGTGACGGGCGCTCCACCGCAAAACAACTCACCATCAAGCAAAGCCGGCGGCGTTCCACCGCCACCGGCGGCGAAGCCCGGATTCCGCTGGACGCGGAAACCGAACAATGCATCCACGACGCGGGGTACACCTTCGATTCGGTTCCCGAATCCGGAGTCGTGATCCCCGTGCGCAAAACCGCCAACCTGCACACCGGCGGCACCATTGTCGATGTCACGGCCGACCTGAATCCGAAACTCGGCGAAGCGGCCGTACAGGCGGCAAAAGCCATTCACATTCCCATCGTCGGTTTCGATTTCATTGTGCCCACGGTGAACGGCGACAAATTTAAAATCATCGAAGCCAACGAACGACCGGGACTGGCCAACCATGAACCGCAGCCCACCGCGGAACGGTTCATCGACCTGCTGTTCCCGCAGACCCACATCGACACACACGGGCACGGCCAGATAACACAACCACCCATCTCTTAA
- a CDS encoding N-acetylglutaminylglutamine amidotransferase: MCGICGEYRSDGTIPDSRAVTAMAEALAPRGPDGNGLFSQRNVAFAHRRLKIIDLSEASHQPMTDSALGLVVVYNGILYNYKELRKELQDKGYSFFSHGDTEVLLKAYHAWGKDCVQRFQGMFAFALWERDTGKMILARDRLGIKPLYFSSSGGRFRFASSLPALVAGGQVDTSIDPVALHFYMSFHAVVPPPYTIFQGVRKLPPGHMMEITPDGGQTMKPYWSLSYARTKEDETCDAVEWKERVMESLKTAVRRRLVADVPVGVLLSGGLDSSLIVALLADLGQSGLNTFSVGFEAAGGELGDEFEYSDLIAREFSTEHHKIFVQSKEVLPNLMHCVQAMSEPMVSHDNIGFFLLSREVAKSLKVVQSGQGADEVFGGYFWYPPLMDSQDPIADYSKLFFDRTHDEYATAVHHKFVTENHSQEFLKKRFAETDAVGGTDKALWMDTTVMLVDDPVKRVDNMTMAWGLEARVPFLDHELVELAARIPPALKVKDGGKGILKDVGREVLPHQVIDRPKGYFPVPALKYIQGEYLGFVRDVFEQPSAKQRSLFKKPYLDRMFENPEQHITPLQGSKLWQMALLEMWLQVHQK, encoded by the coding sequence ATGTGTGGCATTTGTGGTGAGTATCGATCCGACGGAACGATTCCCGATTCCCGTGCGGTGACAGCCATGGCCGAAGCGCTGGCTCCCCGTGGCCCCGATGGCAATGGCCTCTTCTCCCAACGCAACGTGGCCTTTGCGCACCGCCGCCTGAAAATCATCGACCTGTCGGAGGCCTCGCACCAACCCATGACCGATTCCGCACTGGGGCTGGTCGTGGTGTACAACGGCATCCTTTACAACTACAAAGAGCTGCGGAAGGAATTGCAGGACAAAGGCTATTCCTTTTTCTCGCACGGCGACACCGAAGTCTTGCTGAAGGCCTACCATGCGTGGGGCAAGGACTGCGTGCAGCGATTCCAGGGCATGTTTGCGTTCGCCTTGTGGGAACGCGACACGGGCAAAATGATTCTGGCGCGTGACCGTCTTGGCATCAAACCCCTCTACTTTTCCAGTTCCGGAGGACGTTTCCGTTTTGCGTCCAGCCTGCCGGCGCTGGTGGCGGGGGGGCAGGTGGACACGTCCATCGATCCGGTCGCCCTGCATTTCTACATGAGCTTTCACGCTGTGGTGCCCCCGCCCTACACGATTTTTCAAGGCGTGCGCAAACTGCCGCCAGGCCACATGATGGAAATCACACCCGATGGCGGCCAAACCATGAAGCCGTACTGGTCGCTCTCCTACGCACGCACGAAAGAAGATGAAACCTGCGATGCGGTCGAATGGAAAGAGCGCGTCATGGAATCCCTGAAAACCGCCGTGCGCCGCCGCCTCGTGGCCGACGTGCCGGTGGGCGTGTTGCTCTCCGGCGGGCTGGACTCCAGCCTCATCGTGGCCTTGCTGGCGGACCTGGGGCAAAGCGGCCTCAATACGTTTTCCGTCGGATTTGAAGCCGCGGGAGGCGAGTTGGGCGACGAGTTCGAATATTCCGACCTCATCGCCCGTGAGTTTTCCACTGAGCATCACAAAATTTTTGTGCAGTCGAAAGAAGTGCTGCCCAACCTGATGCACTGCGTGCAGGCGATGTCCGAGCCGATGGTCAGCCACGACAACATCGGTTTCTTCCTGCTGTCGCGCGAAGTCGCCAAAAGTCTGAAGGTGGTGCAGAGCGGACAGGGTGCGGATGAAGTGTTCGGCGGCTATTTCTGGTATCCGCCGCTCATGGACAGCCAGGACCCGATTGCCGATTACTCCAAACTGTTTTTCGACCGCACGCACGACGAATACGCAACCGCCGTGCATCACAAATTCGTGACCGAGAATCACAGTCAGGAATTTCTCAAAAAACGTTTCGCTGAAACGGACGCGGTGGGGGGCACCGACAAGGCGCTATGGATGGACACCACGGTGATGCTGGTGGACGATCCGGTCAAGCGTGTGGACAACATGACCATGGCCTGGGGACTGGAAGCGCGGGTGCCGTTTCTCGATCACGAACTGGTGGAGCTGGCGGCGCGCATTCCGCCGGCCCTCAAAGTGAAAGACGGCGGCAAGGGCATTTTGAAAGACGTCGGGCGCGAGGTGTTGCCGCACCAGGTCATCGACCGGCCAAAAGGGTATTTTCCCGTGCCGGCGCTCAAATACATCCAGGGCGAGTACCTGGGTTTCGTGCGGGACGTGTTCGAACAACCTTCCGCCAAACAACGATCCCTGTTCAAGAAGCCGTATCTCGACCGCATGTTCGAGAACCCGGAGCAACACATCACGCCGTTACAAGGCTCCAAACTGTGGCAGATGGCGTTGCTGGAGATGTGGTTGCAGGTTCACCAGAAATAA
- a CDS encoding tetratricopeptide repeat protein: MGVRLVRGCRWWWIALWLWMHAGGGPAWAQPEELDPAQAAQQCRDGATIYCLALGMEAERQGQREQALDFFRLACVGHATSGHLRACTPLLALSLQMDRLEDEARHLEARCDGGHQETCFYLGKEYLKIGELNRATDLLLPLCRQGHAPSDPSDYGACYHMARGFERFRHYERAQELFDLDCDRNPDKAWASCEALLRMAYVRKETEKVAWSQVQGFQSAEIAFGVLAAIPLVGTWLWYRQRPWAWRCLRVGPVIAGICLVLWELAPKAGDLPPTDHIVSVMSFLSVVGLAALAHQKLQDRQEDADTADKPPRRPPPV, translated from the coding sequence ATGGGAGTGCGATTGGTGAGGGGATGCCGATGGTGGTGGATTGCGCTGTGGCTGTGGATGCATGCAGGAGGCGGCCCGGCCTGGGCGCAGCCGGAAGAACTCGACCCCGCACAGGCGGCGCAGCAATGCCGGGATGGAGCGACCATTTACTGCCTGGCTCTGGGCATGGAAGCGGAACGGCAGGGGCAACGCGAGCAGGCGTTGGATTTTTTCCGCCTGGCCTGCGTCGGCCACGCCACGTCCGGTCACCTGCGCGCCTGCACCCCCTTGCTGGCCCTGTCGTTGCAGATGGACCGCCTTGAGGACGAGGCCCGGCATCTGGAAGCCCGCTGCGACGGCGGTCACCAGGAAACCTGTTTTTACCTCGGCAAAGAATACCTCAAGATCGGCGAGTTGAACCGGGCCACCGATCTGCTTTTGCCGTTGTGCCGGCAAGGCCATGCGCCGTCGGACCCGAGTGATTACGGCGCCTGTTACCACATGGCGCGGGGATTCGAACGGTTTCGGCATTATGAGCGCGCGCAGGAGTTGTTCGATCTGGACTGCGACCGCAACCCCGACAAAGCCTGGGCCAGTTGCGAAGCCTTGCTGCGCATGGCGTATGTGCGCAAAGAGACAGAGAAAGTCGCCTGGAGCCAGGTGCAGGGATTCCAATCGGCGGAAATCGCCTTCGGCGTGCTGGCGGCCATCCCCCTTGTCGGCACGTGGCTGTGGTACCGGCAGCGTCCCTGGGCATGGCGGTGCCTGCGCGTGGGACCGGTCATCGCCGGCATTTGCCTGGTCTTATGGGAACTCGCGCCCAAAGCCGGGGACCTGCCGCCTACGGATCACATTGTGAGTGTGATGTCGTTTTTGTCGGTGGTGGGCCTGGCGGCGCTGGCGCACCAGAAATTGCAGGACCGGCAAGAGGATGCGGACACGGCCGACAAACCGCCGCGGCGGCCTCCTCCCGTTTAA
- a CDS encoding FKBP-type peptidyl-prolyl cis-trans isomerase, whose protein sequence is MRNASKIGSVWFLGLVAVLMMASTAWADDRAVKEGDVIEIHYTGKLQDDTVFDKSEGREPLKFTVGTKQIIPGMNQAVVGMKVGESKTVSMDPGDAYGPYDDKLIFQVEKSKLPPEVQSGAQLMDGQGNIVTVKDIQGDMATLDANHMLAGKTLIFDIKLVSIQ, encoded by the coding sequence ATGAGAAACGCAAGCAAGATTGGATCGGTATGGTTTCTGGGCCTTGTTGCCGTACTGATGATGGCCTCCACGGCCTGGGCGGACGACCGTGCCGTCAAGGAAGGTGACGTGATCGAAATCCATTACACCGGCAAATTGCAGGACGATACCGTTTTCGACAAATCGGAAGGCCGCGAACCGTTGAAGTTCACGGTCGGCACCAAGCAGATCATTCCCGGCATGAATCAGGCGGTGGTCGGTATGAAGGTCGGCGAATCCAAAACCGTTTCCATGGACCCCGGCGATGCGTACGGTCCGTACGACGACAAGCTGATATTCCAGGTTGAGAAAAGCAAACTGCCGCCGGAAGTGCAGTCCGGCGCTCAGTTGATGGACGGCCAGGGCAACATCGTCACCGTCAAGGACATTCAGGGCGATATGGCAACGCTGGACGCCAACCACATGCTGGCGGGCAAAACCCTGATCTTCGACATCAAGCTGGTGTCCATCCAGTAA